The Acidianus infernus genome window below encodes:
- a CDS encoding (Fe-S)-binding protein, translating into MSVTMGQESINLDALKRAIDDVFYSQIDSTILYYLQSCVNCKACEAACPFTPTSLKYSPVNKAEIARQLYRSRFTVWGKTIGRIIGGSKKYLNLEEAETMADYVWHCTNCGACMFVCPMAIDSGALIDLLRQVAFRAGMAPKIYTDIEQLEVSGKYWDIPVFRDAWNNLILKMKEVIGKDIPLDKKNSEVLFYASIYEAMVYPDVLVKVAKILDMLGKDWTFMSKPLGIRPPVGLVIGDKEGALNVMKKVYAYFTEMSPKYVMLTAGGFEYPALRYTMHEVLKVQPKYEVVHVTELLAKWYEAKEFEIEPIDEVITWHDPCQLGRRGGVFEAPRVLMKALSKNFKELPSHGVNSFCCSRGGGGCGLPSMVENMAKVIGIPISEKDKKFLDSTLEPLIKAGKIKVNEINKIKASEVLTGCPVCIESIGFSIDYYHANAKVNHIIELLADRIKVTKK; encoded by the coding sequence ATGTCAGTAACGATGGGACAAGAGTCAATTAACTTAGATGCATTAAAGAGAGCTATAGATGACGTGTTCTATTCTCAGATAGATTCTACAATATTATACTATTTGCAATCATGCGTAAATTGTAAGGCATGTGAGGCCGCATGTCCATTCACGCCGACCTCTTTAAAATACTCTCCAGTAAATAAGGCAGAGATAGCAAGGCAGTTATATAGATCTAGGTTTACAGTCTGGGGTAAAACTATTGGAAGGATAATTGGAGGAAGTAAGAAATACCTTAACTTGGAAGAAGCGGAAACTATGGCAGATTATGTATGGCACTGCACTAATTGTGGAGCTTGCATGTTCGTATGTCCTATGGCTATTGATAGCGGTGCCTTGATAGACCTATTAAGGCAAGTTGCCTTCAGGGCAGGAATGGCTCCGAAGATATATACTGATATAGAACAACTAGAGGTTTCAGGCAAATATTGGGACATTCCAGTGTTTAGGGACGCGTGGAATAATTTAATATTGAAAATGAAAGAGGTGATAGGGAAAGATATTCCGCTAGACAAAAAGAATTCGGAGGTACTGTTTTATGCAAGCATTTATGAAGCAATGGTGTACCCAGACGTATTAGTAAAGGTTGCAAAGATTTTGGATATGTTGGGTAAGGATTGGACTTTCATGTCTAAACCTTTAGGCATAAGACCGCCGGTAGGATTAGTAATTGGAGATAAGGAAGGAGCATTGAACGTAATGAAGAAGGTTTATGCTTATTTCACTGAGATGTCTCCAAAGTATGTTATGCTTACTGCAGGAGGATTTGAGTATCCAGCTCTAAGGTATACGATGCATGAAGTTCTTAAAGTGCAACCAAAGTACGAAGTAGTTCACGTTACTGAACTTCTTGCAAAGTGGTATGAAGCGAAAGAATTCGAGATAGAACCCATAGATGAAGTAATAACTTGGCATGACCCCTGTCAATTGGGAAGAAGAGGAGGAGTATTTGAAGCCCCAAGAGTTTTAATGAAAGCTTTATCTAAGAATTTTAAGGAACTACCAAGCCACGGCGTTAATAGCTTCTGTTGTAGTAGAGGTGGAGGAGGTTGTGGATTGCCAAGTATGGTCGAGAACATGGCTAAGGTTATAGGTATACCTATTAGCGAGAAGGATAAAAAGTTCTTGGATTCAACACTAGAGCCGTTAATAAAGGCAGGTAAAATCAAGGTTAATGAAATAAATAAGATAAAAGCTTCAGAGGTACTAACCGGTTGTCCCGTTTGCATAGAGTCTATAGGATTTTCCATAGACTATTATCACGCTAACGCTAAGGTTAATCACATTATAGAACTATTAGCAGATAGAATAAAGGTGACTAAAAAGTGA
- a CDS encoding hyaluronate lyase: protein MSFKISRRDFLKLALTATMLTAPEWDKAVAKAVDMIKNGDVNIVWFEAQACEGNTTAIIQATDPSVVEVLFGASPLVGPGSVKISFWPSIMPQQGEQAVQILEDVIAGNYNPYVLVLEGSFPDETTAQQYNPNNPGYFGMLGPKTLNQWVAELLPNAVAVLAVGNCASYGGLIADKVYQPPPKFITPSWSPSPTGAIGFFDDPLRGYKGLLSRFYEDNYLNAQAGAAPFYTFVKNPNAYLDITPSPSASVKPAIAVPGCPANGNGIMRTLANLVLWAGGLAPLPELDQYWRPLYFFKYTVHEQCPRAAWYAAGDFRTQPGQPTSACLFEVGCKGPVSNCPWNKYGWVGGIGGPTRTGAVCIGCTMPGFSDLYEPFYKPLQVPVPSSTLTTAGLIAGGIAIGAVAGIAEKKIVQKGKLRGS, encoded by the coding sequence ATGTCGTTCAAAATATCCAGAAGGGATTTCCTCAAGCTAGCACTAACTGCGACAATGCTTACTGCTCCGGAATGGGATAAGGCTGTTGCTAAAGCAGTTGATATGATAAAAAATGGCGATGTGAACATAGTATGGTTCGAAGCTCAAGCTTGTGAAGGAAATACAACAGCTATAATACAAGCTACTGACCCTTCAGTAGTGGAAGTATTATTTGGAGCAAGTCCGTTAGTAGGTCCCGGTAGCGTTAAAATATCCTTCTGGCCGTCTATTATGCCTCAACAAGGTGAGCAAGCAGTACAAATTTTAGAAGACGTAATAGCCGGGAATTACAATCCATACGTTCTTGTATTAGAAGGTAGTTTTCCGGACGAAACAACTGCACAACAATACAACCCCAATAACCCTGGATATTTCGGAATGCTGGGACCAAAGACGTTAAACCAATGGGTAGCAGAATTATTACCTAACGCTGTTGCAGTATTAGCAGTAGGTAATTGTGCATCTTATGGGGGGCTAATAGCCGATAAAGTTTACCAACCTCCGCCAAAGTTCATAACTCCTTCTTGGTCTCCGTCTCCCACTGGAGCTATTGGCTTTTTCGATGATCCTTTAAGAGGATATAAGGGATTATTAAGCAGATTCTATGAAGATAACTACCTAAATGCACAAGCAGGGGCTGCACCGTTCTATACATTTGTAAAGAATCCTAATGCTTATTTGGATATAACTCCTTCACCCTCAGCTTCGGTTAAGCCAGCAATAGCTGTTCCAGGGTGTCCTGCAAACGGTAACGGAATAATGAGAACTTTAGCAAATCTAGTACTATGGGCTGGCGGATTAGCTCCTCTTCCTGAATTAGACCAATATTGGAGACCGCTATACTTCTTTAAATATACTGTACATGAGCAGTGTCCTAGAGCCGCTTGGTATGCAGCAGGAGACTTTAGAACACAGCCCGGCCAACCTACTTCAGCTTGCCTATTTGAAGTAGGATGTAAAGGACCAGTATCAAATTGCCCATGGAATAAATATGGCTGGGTAGGAGGAATAGGTGGGCCTACAAGGACTGGTGCAGTCTGTATAGGCTGTACAATGCCAGGGTTCAGCGATTTATATGAGCCTTTCTATAAGCCGTTACAAGTTCCAGTACCATCGTCAACGCTCACAACGGCTGGATTAATAGCAGGAGGTATCGCTATAGGTGCGGTTGCAGGCATAGCAGAGAAAAAGATTGTTCAAAAAGGAAAATTGAGGGGATCATAA
- the tatA gene encoding twin-arginine translocase TatA/TatE family subunit produces MIGNPSDWVIIIIVALILFFGTSKIPELFRSMGRAIGEFKKGRLEAEMEMQQMQQPSNAAVTQQGDKVAELQKQIEELQKQLEQLKKQQEVQTQKQQ; encoded by the coding sequence ATGATTGGTAATCCGTCGGATTGGGTCATAATAATAATAGTGGCTCTCATATTGTTCTTCGGCACAAGTAAAATCCCAGAATTATTTAGATCAATGGGTAGAGCGATAGGAGAGTTTAAAAAAGGTAGACTAGAAGCTGAAATGGAGATGCAACAAATGCAGCAACCAAGCAATGCAGCAGTAACGCAACAAGGAGATAAAGTTGCAGAGCTTCAGAAGCAAATTGAAGAATTACAGAAGCAGTTAGAGCAACTAAAAAAGCAACAAGAAGTACAAACCCAGAAGCAACAATAA
- a CDS encoding twin-arginine translocase TatA/TatE family subunit, producing MMGNISDTLVLVLVAILLLSGQKDVADTVRNLGKTIEEFRRKQNEFKTELLRELNETNEIPKSIAREISSEDYYNRYLKKPTQASNEKIRELEEQIAKLRLELERMKKGDGKN from the coding sequence ATGATGGGGAATATATCCGATACGCTAGTATTAGTATTAGTAGCCATACTACTGCTGTCGGGCCAAAAGGACGTAGCCGATACTGTACGAAATCTCGGAAAAACAATTGAGGAGTTTAGGAGAAAACAAAACGAATTCAAGACTGAGTTATTGAGAGAGTTAAACGAAACTAACGAAATACCTAAAAGCATAGCAAGGGAAATTTCATCAGAGGATTACTATAATAGATACTTAAAAAAACCTACACAAGCTTCTAACGAAAAAATAAGGGAACTAGAAGAACAAATAGCCAAATTAAGGTTAGAATTAGAGAGGATGAAGAAAGGTGACGGAAAGAACTGA
- the tatC gene encoding twin-arginine translocase subunit TatC — MTERTELRKDEEKPLLSHIAELAMRLRRGLISLFLAFIIFFAFGYTTINIDGYTIPILYPSLFHSLADSLMLFFIHHELPKGMKLLNLNPFDPLYASAYTSFYLALFISLPIIFRELWGFVSPGLYEHEKKLVKYIVFPAALLFVSGSLFAYFIIVPLMMKFVVLYTTALGVEPTLSLRAFVSTVVSLMMVTGIAFEYPLVMSILTYIGMVKADSWRKNWRWGVLGAFIIAWIISPGTTGGVIETTIGVILSVLYFVGVTSAKIIEKRRSERNEQTIQR; from the coding sequence GTGACGGAAAGAACTGAACTACGTAAGGATGAAGAGAAGCCTCTTTTGTCGCACATCGCAGAATTAGCAATGAGACTAAGGAGAGGACTTATAAGTCTTTTTTTAGCATTCATAATATTTTTTGCCTTTGGATATACTACTATAAATATTGACGGATATACCATTCCCATCTTATATCCTAGTTTATTCCACAGCTTAGCAGACAGTCTAATGTTATTTTTCATCCACCATGAGCTACCAAAAGGGATGAAATTACTTAACTTAAATCCATTCGATCCTTTATATGCCTCTGCATATACTTCATTCTATTTAGCATTGTTTATTTCCCTTCCGATAATTTTCAGAGAACTATGGGGTTTTGTTTCTCCAGGGTTATATGAACACGAGAAAAAGCTGGTTAAATATATAGTATTCCCTGCTGCATTGCTTTTTGTTTCTGGTTCTCTTTTTGCTTATTTTATAATAGTTCCTTTAATGATGAAGTTCGTGGTTTTATATACTACAGCCTTGGGTGTTGAGCCAACGCTTAGTTTAAGGGCTTTTGTATCAACAGTAGTCTCACTAATGATGGTTACCGGAATTGCTTTCGAATACCCTTTGGTAATGTCAATACTAACTTACATCGGAATGGTTAAGGCTGATAGTTGGAGAAAGAATTGGAGATGGGGCGTTTTGGGAGCTTTTATCATAGCTTGGATAATATCTCCAGGAACAACGGGAGGAGTAATTGAAACAACTATAGGAGTTATACTCTCAGTATTATATTTCGTAGGTGTAACCTCAGCAAAAATAATAGAAAAAAGAAGATCAGAAAGGAATGAACAAACAATACAAAGGTAA
- a CDS encoding tetratricopeptide repeat protein yields MSDIDIKINEYKRLIKIEPNNAWHHFHLGEALEEKGELNEAIEEYSRAVELDPTFPDFHFKKAEILLRLSKFQEAVQVYDNAIRKDPKNAHLYHYFKGEIYEKLGKYEDALKEYNRAIEWSPNNSWYRQAKIYLLEKMNRLEDALKEIDELIKIDNSVVNLELRKEILAKLKNNNDIKV; encoded by the coding sequence ATGAGTGACATAGATATTAAGATTAATGAGTACAAAAGGCTAATTAAAATAGAACCGAATAATGCATGGCATCACTTTCATTTAGGAGAGGCATTAGAAGAGAAGGGCGAACTAAATGAGGCAATAGAGGAATACTCAAGAGCAGTAGAACTAGATCCAACTTTTCCAGATTTTCATTTTAAGAAGGCAGAAATTCTACTAAGACTATCTAAGTTCCAAGAGGCAGTTCAAGTATACGATAACGCTATAAGAAAGGATCCTAAGAATGCGCACCTTTACCATTACTTTAAAGGAGAGATCTACGAAAAATTAGGTAAATATGAAGACGCGTTAAAAGAATATAATAGGGCAATAGAATGGTCTCCTAATAACTCTTGGTATAGGCAAGCGAAGATATACCTTTTAGAAAAAATGAACAGACTTGAGGACGCCCTCAAAGAAATAGACGAGTTGATTAAGATAGACAATTCAGTCGTTAACCTTGAACTGAGAAAAGAGATCCTGGCTAAGCTAAAGAATAACAATGACATTAAAGTTTAA
- a CDS encoding V-type ATPase 116kDa subunit family protein: MIIPEPMLKVYMLFPNDLREQISACIVKLGDFQPEEGKYFERTSYIEQVSFVNGMLDEISKIINFFNIGYKKEGIVEFNGIEKNLEDFKKDEGKFIDSVYQKIQTYSKYLDDRARLYDEIEETRSEEKLIELDKVLREISELHKELNAERKVIEKRIMEDYNKLLTLKEILKILTSVRFSKYYAYLEGYIREKKKDEFIKIISKYALVVFERPKRFGSKEIPPTYSSVPHFMRPFESLVGIYGTPSYWEVDPTFLFAITFPLFFALMFPDAGDGLVLLLFSVLFYRYAKNRNNQQLKDISIVLAYSSALSMMIGMLLRELFGPLFVEGTKELVPQSNESTIGPLYYYWPVPPDVSKIFSSIIPFGQYSQPLYGIQNAIIISILIGIILTLIANSLGIYNSHLKNAKEDILYNRIPNFIVYLSPTIIFIYGFYNPYKYFINTYNLLGALLYTVMHLYSPIFYGYYLVSFISIIIFFIGEIYGWISHIYINIREGLKNALLKGFIEGFFSPLLLVISNVISFIRLLVLGLSHYYILYAFSFIAVMLAGTLDTWRILSNPVSLIILIIGNILVIGLEGFVAVIQAIRLNLYELGGKFCECEGRPFENVKEYAVIKNKC; the protein is encoded by the coding sequence GTGATAATTCCAGAACCAATGTTAAAGGTCTATATGCTCTTTCCCAACGATCTTAGAGAGCAAATTTCAGCTTGTATTGTAAAGCTTGGGGATTTTCAACCAGAAGAAGGAAAATATTTTGAAAGAACATCATATATTGAACAAGTTTCCTTTGTAAATGGAATGCTTGACGAGATATCCAAGATTATAAATTTCTTTAACATAGGTTATAAAAAAGAAGGAATCGTAGAATTTAACGGAATAGAGAAAAATCTTGAAGATTTTAAAAAAGACGAAGGAAAGTTCATAGACTCGGTATATCAAAAAATCCAAACTTACAGTAAATACTTGGACGATAGAGCTAGACTTTACGACGAAATTGAAGAAACTAGATCTGAAGAGAAATTGATAGAGCTAGACAAAGTACTTCGAGAAATTAGTGAGCTACACAAAGAGCTTAACGCAGAAAGGAAGGTCATAGAGAAGAGAATAATGGAGGATTACAATAAGTTACTTACCTTAAAAGAGATCCTTAAAATACTCACATCAGTAAGGTTTAGCAAATACTACGCTTATCTAGAGGGTTATATAAGGGAAAAGAAAAAGGACGAATTCATTAAGATTATTTCTAAATATGCATTAGTTGTTTTTGAGAGGCCAAAGAGGTTCGGAAGTAAGGAAATTCCTCCTACTTATTCTTCAGTCCCTCACTTTATGAGACCGTTTGAAAGCCTAGTAGGCATTTATGGCACACCTTCTTATTGGGAGGTAGATCCTACATTCCTTTTCGCAATAACCTTTCCGTTATTTTTTGCTCTCATGTTTCCTGACGCCGGAGACGGACTAGTATTATTACTTTTTTCCGTTTTATTCTATAGATATGCTAAAAATAGAAATAATCAGCAACTTAAGGACATATCCATTGTTTTGGCTTATTCAAGTGCATTGTCAATGATGATAGGAATGCTATTGAGAGAATTATTCGGACCGCTATTCGTGGAGGGAACAAAAGAGTTAGTACCTCAATCAAACGAATCTACAATAGGCCCGCTTTACTATTATTGGCCAGTCCCTCCAGACGTTTCTAAGATATTTTCTTCCATAATACCTTTCGGTCAATATTCTCAACCCTTGTACGGAATTCAGAACGCAATAATTATATCCATACTTATCGGTATAATTTTAACGTTGATAGCTAATAGCCTCGGAATTTATAATTCACACCTTAAAAACGCTAAGGAAGACATTCTGTATAATAGGATACCTAACTTTATAGTTTACTTGTCTCCTACAATTATTTTCATTTATGGATTTTATAACCCTTATAAGTACTTTATCAATACATATAACTTGCTAGGAGCGTTGCTTTATACAGTAATGCATCTATATAGTCCAATATTTTACGGCTATTATTTAGTTTCCTTTATATCTATAATAATATTTTTTATAGGCGAAATATACGGCTGGATCTCACACATTTACATTAACATTAGGGAAGGCTTAAAGAACGCCTTACTTAAGGGCTTTATAGAAGGTTTCTTTTCTCCTCTTCTGCTTGTCATATCTAACGTTATATCTTTCATAAGGCTTTTAGTCTTAGGTTTATCTCATTATTACATTCTTTACGCTTTCTCCTTTATTGCTGTTATGCTGGCGGGAACTTTAGATACTTGGAGAATCTTAAGTAATCCCGTGTCATTAATTATCTTAATCATAGGAAATATACTAGTAATAGGCTTAGAAGGTTTTGTCGCAGTAATACAAGCTATCAGACTTAATTTATACGAATTGGGCGGAAAATTCTGTGAATGCGAAGGAAGACCTTTTGAGAACGTAAAAGAATACGCAGTTATAAAAAATAAGTGTTAA
- a CDS encoding class I SAM-dependent methyltransferase: protein MNEVKVSNEELQRIYNDLPKFYDRANAMISFFQDVKWRAELIKTVKSYCNNPKRILDVASGKGELSYVISKLIKTDIVMVDYAENMLKSSLIEGDKVLASFYNLPFRDNVFDAVVSSFALHAADDIGAVVKEMTRVSRKVVGVIAMGKSDNWLLRNYVAFYLRFIQPYLAALVGAKPLDYKYIYYIYRKIPTNSQLKSIISKIFDLKVFKVKALGSVYIFVGLKKREQGKEGEKSIKEEKIV from the coding sequence ATGAATGAAGTTAAGGTATCTAATGAGGAACTTCAGAGGATATATAATGACCTCCCGAAGTTTTACGATAGAGCTAATGCAATGATCTCCTTCTTTCAAGACGTAAAATGGAGGGCAGAACTAATAAAAACTGTTAAAAGTTATTGTAATAATCCTAAAAGAATACTTGATGTTGCCAGCGGAAAAGGAGAACTTTCGTACGTAATTTCCAAGTTAATAAAGACCGATATAGTAATGGTAGATTATGCTGAAAACATGTTAAAATCAAGTTTAATTGAAGGAGATAAAGTACTAGCATCATTCTATAATTTACCTTTTAGAGACAACGTATTTGATGCAGTAGTAAGCAGTTTTGCTCTTCATGCGGCAGACGATATAGGAGCGGTAGTAAAAGAGATGACCAGAGTATCAAGAAAAGTAGTTGGAGTAATCGCCATGGGTAAATCTGATAACTGGTTGCTTAGAAATTACGTTGCGTTCTATCTTAGGTTTATCCAACCTTATTTAGCCGCACTTGTAGGAGCTAAGCCTTTGGATTACAAATATATTTATTATATTTACAGAAAGATACCTACTAATTCACAATTAAAGAGTATTATTAGCAAAATATTCGATCTAAAGGTCTTTAAAGTTAAAGCTTTGGGTTCTGTTTACATTTTTGTAGGCTTAAAGAAAAGAGAACAAGGAAAAGAGGGAGAAAAAAGTATAAAAGAAGAAAAAATTGTTTAG
- a CDS encoding TQO small subunit DoxA domain-containing protein, with the protein MEKEAIVALLAFLIATGMTLGLYQIDFQGLGHLTNWSKTVGYCLEGTKLFTNGTLFLQISRVDGPDTYGGFIVLVQVLYPNGTVVYQWNANQLGHIPKSDIHNEFSLHPAHSTGFALCVPLGQNATVMLNMPFHIPPGTYIVKVYDANGANAAYGQKWEIEVQAES; encoded by the coding sequence ATGGAGAAAGAGGCAATTGTTGCATTATTGGCATTTTTAATTGCCACAGGAATGACACTAGGGCTTTATCAAATAGACTTCCAAGGCTTAGGTCATCTAACAAATTGGTCTAAAACCGTAGGCTATTGTCTAGAAGGGACAAAGCTATTTACTAACGGTACGTTATTCCTACAAATATCTAGAGTTGACGGGCCAGATACCTATGGAGGATTTATCGTGTTAGTTCAAGTATTATATCCTAACGGTACTGTAGTTTATCAATGGAATGCAAATCAACTTGGGCACATTCCGAAGAGCGATATTCATAATGAGTTTTCCTTACACCCTGCTCACAGTACTGGATTCGCGTTGTGCGTTCCGCTTGGTCAAAATGCTACTGTCATGCTCAATATGCCGTTCCATATCCCTCCTGGGACTTACATAGTAAAAGTCTACGATGCTAATGGAGCTAATGCTGCATATGGGCAAAAATGGGAAATAGAAGTTCAAGCTGAAAGCTAA
- a CDS encoding TQO small subunit DoxD has translation MAQTSVETTQKYLPILRITLGWMFFSAFVRRTINVPAKLNPHSSAYVGGKLITFLPHAWGPVKGVLIWLLQNPPLLYTFLIMFTALEAIFGLLMMLGLLTRLSGLVLAGLAWGIGFGGGWLGSTCVDEWQIASMEGAAAFMFVFTGSRWLSIDQLLYKKYNKGIKIWKYYIPLW, from the coding sequence ATGGCTCAGACTAGTGTAGAAACTACACAAAAGTACTTGCCAATACTTAGGATAACTTTGGGTTGGATGTTTTTCTCGGCATTTGTTAGAAGGACTATAAATGTTCCAGCAAAACTTAATCCACATTCTTCAGCCTATGTAGGAGGAAAATTGATAACGTTCCTACCTCATGCATGGGGACCAGTAAAAGGAGTTCTAATATGGCTGTTGCAAAATCCTCCATTATTGTACACTTTCTTAATAATGTTTACTGCACTAGAAGCAATATTTGGTCTATTAATGATGCTTGGACTTTTAACTAGGCTTTCTGGACTCGTTCTAGCTGGATTAGCATGGGGTATAGGATTTGGAGGAGGATGGCTAGGGAGTACGTGCGTTGATGAGTGGCAAATAGCCTCGATGGAAGGTGCAGCAGCGTTTATGTTCGTCTTTACTGGCAGTAGATGGCTCTCAATAGATCAACTTTTATACAAAAAATATAATAAAGGAATTAAAATCTGGAAGTATTATATTCCGCTATGGTGA